In a single window of the Cyanobacteria bacterium QS_8_64_29 genome:
- a CDS encoding transposase, whose translation MLYAEALNLKALARSQFGKQTLDAAWGEFLSVLAWVCRKRGVYFEQVEATYT comes from the coding sequence TTGCTATATGCCGAGGCGCTCAACCTTAAGGCACTTGCCCGCAGCCAGTTCGGCAAGCAAACGCTCGACGCCGCCTGGGGCGAGTTCCTGAGCGTCCTAGCTTGGGTCTGCCGCAAGCGCGGCGTCTATTTTGAGCAGGTGGAGGCTACCTACAC